The sequence below is a genomic window from Salicibibacter cibarius.
CGGGCATCGTCGTTAACGGCGGGCGGGCAGGCGCTGCTTCGGGCCCAGAAACTCGGCGGCCATTATAAATAAGGGATGAGGTAAAGTGAACAAGTTAACACCGGGAAGCAACTTGCGTTGGGAATCGAGCCGTATGATTTTGCCGGAGCATCGGGAGCAGTGGCTCAAACATCAGCAAGAAACGAGAAAAGCGAAGAAGCCAATGCTTGACGAGCAGCGTTGGCTAGAATTTGAGTTCGTCATTTCTGAAGCGATGGCGTCTAACGAACCCGTTAAATTCATTTACTGGGAAAATGGAGAGTTCTTTGATCTGATCGGTCACTGCCATTACATCAATACAGATCAACAACAGTTTCATATCGTTTGTACTCAATCGGATATTCATTATTTGAAGTTTGAGAAGGTCGTCAGTATGGAACTGACTTCATAAAAAATCCAGTAGACCAATTAAAAGCGACTTATTGTTTCATGGCGTCATTACTAGCCGATGACGCCAAGCTTCATTTATTTGACAACTGTCCGACCGTGGAAAAAGTGTTAAAAGCCCATTTCCATTAACCACTTGGAAAGCTTTTCTTCCCTGGTCTTCATTTCGTTGTTATGCTGATTATATTTGCCTAGCAACTTTTCGCCGACAATGTTTCCGTCGACCATATAAAGGATGCGTTCTGTTTTTGCAGCCACTTTGACATCATGGGTGACTAATAGAATCGTCGTCCCTGTTTGGTTGATATCCGCTAATATATCCATAATTTCGGCAGCGGATTTAGAATTGAGTGCACCTGTGGGTTCATCAGCAAAGATCATTTTAGGATGATTGATTAGGGCCCTGCAAATGCCCACTCTTTGCAGCTGTCCCCCTGAAGCCTGCATAATGTCATGATGGGCAAGGTCTGCAATGCCTGTTTGCTGCATTAATTCCAGCGCTCGTTCGTTTATTTGATGACGACTGCTTTTCTTGGCCAAGTATGCTGATAGGATGATATTGTCAAAAATACTCAAGTTTTTTAAAAGATGAATGCCTTGAAAAATAAACCCCATATGATGTAAGCGCAATTTGGACAACTCTGTTTCGGAAAGTGTTGAGATCTCCTGTCCGTCGAATATCACACGTCCGGCAGTCATGCGGTCCATACCACTTATGTTGTACAGCAAAGTCGATTTACCGGAGCCGGACGGACCCATCACCGTTACAAATTCTTCTTTTTTTATTTGGACATCCACATTTTTAAGAACGTGTTGATGATCCTTACCGACCCTATATCCTTTACTTAATTGTTTTGACTCTAATACGATTTCCATATCAGCACTCCTTATTCTGCATCCAGCTCAGCGATACTTGATTTCTTGATAGATACGGTGCCCATGAGTGTGGCTATTGTCACCACCATCATTAATATCAATGGGCAAAGAATGTACGCTTGGACAGGGTCGATCACAAAACTGATTTCTGGGGCACCCATAAGGGATAACAGAAAGCTAACGACACTCTGGCCAATCGTATTGGCCACGATCATCCCGACAGTAATCCCGATCCCCAGCACAAGCAATGTTTTGGTAACATATTGGGCTCGAATATCTTTGAAAGAAAAACCGATGCTTTTCATAATTGCGATTTGAGTGTCATCTTTGGCCATTACCATTTTTAGAAACAGCGATGTTATGAGTAAAGCGACGCCTACGGCAATGGCAATGGTTAATAGCGTCAGAAGTCTGAGTTGTTCAATCGTATTTCCGAATGTTTCAGCTAAGTAACTTTGCAAATCCGTGACCTTTGCCGGGTGAAAAAGTTGTGCATATTCATCCAGTTTCTCCCCGGTACGGATAGGGGATTTTACATCTACACTCACCTCATACCAAAGCACGGTATCCGGATTGAAAGGTATCAACGCTTTTGCTGTTCTGCCGCCATTCGTCACGTCCTGGTAAATACCGCTGACGATCATCTCCTGCTCTCGCCCATTGATGATTAAATGAAGACGATCCCCTGCGCTTTTTTCCAGCTCTTGTCCGTTCAAATAGGAGAGCGCGATCTCCTGCTCACGTAATGGTGGACCCCCTTCTAAATAGTCCAATGGAAAAATAGAAAAATCTCCACTTTCAACGGTGATGTTTTCTTCAGCCCCATCACTATTGATGACTTTAAATTGACTGGTGATCAGCGGTGAAAATTGCTCGATATCTTCGTCGTTTTGAATATGGGCAAGCATATGGTTAAATTGTTCCATGGTGTTGTCTGATTGTTGTAAATCGATCCGTATATCACTTTGCTCGATCCCCATATACTTGATAAAATCAGGTGATTGGACGGTATTCAGAAAATTGACCGGGACGATGATCATAAAAGAACATACGAAGAAGACAAAGAATAATAAGCTGTACATTTTGAACCGTCCGAAGACATCCTGCCACCCCAAGAATACAGGAGCACTAAAGTATTTACTTTTACTCAGTGATAGAGATTTTCGACTTACGTTAGCTTCCTCTCCCATATATCCCGAGTGCAATGCTTCTACTGCTGTCAATTTGTTGAACCTTCTGAGTATGAACATGCAATAAAGTAAAACCGTTAAAAAGGTGACAAGCACAGCAATAAACGGAACCATATAGTGTAGTACGCTCTTTTCGGCAGTGCCCAAATAGAGCTGAATATTGGCCGTAAATAGATCGTTCAGAAATAAAGAGATCAAAAAACCAGTCCCGGAAGCCAAAGCCGCCAACACGATATATTTGGCGAGATACATTTTTTTAATATCCTTCTGTCCAATACCGATCGCTTTCATAATCCCAATCTCTCTATAATCTTCTTCAAGCGTTGTAAGCATGATAAATCTTATACAAAGCATCGCTATCAGTGTAAGCAGGACACTGACGAATAGAATGACAGCTGCCACAACACCGTCTGTTAGCGCGTGCAGCGTTTTAAATAGCGGATAGTCAATGTTCGGACCTTGTTGGGGCAAGTCTGCTGCTTGATAGGCATTTCTAAATTCGCTCAGTTTACTTACATCAGTAAGTTGAAACTCCACCATGTATTCCGTTTCGCCGACGTTCTTGTTGAGCATATCTAAATCATCGTCATTGACGACAAATCGCTTTGAATGAATGATGGAAGGATTCATCTGCACATCGCGAACAAAATCGACGATAGTGAAATCCATATCGAATGGTGAATCATCAATTCTGATTTTATCTCCAATGTTCAGATTGTATTGCTGCATGAAGTAAACAGGTACAGCAATTTCCCCACGCGAAACTTGAATGATTTCATTTTTTAAATTAAGCAAGTAATCAAAATTATGATTTTGCTTAACGAAGTAATGGTCCATGATACCGCTTGTTTCCGGTGTCGGATTGTCACCTAATGTTAGATTTAATCCGTCAATATTGACCATCTGAACAAGCTGATGATCTTTCACTTGGGCTTTTCTTGATGCGAAATTGTCAATAGCATTCTCATCCAGTTCACCAGTATGCATCTGCACAAAATGCGGGGCATTGGATTTCGTAAATAAGCTGTTCATAGAATGGGTTAATTCCATCATCATATGCGTACCATTGGCAACGAGTAAAGATGACAGTGTAATAAATATAAATAGCGTCGCGGTTATTGTCTTTTTTTGAGCAATATCTTTCTTTAACATTTTGAACAGCATCTTCCCTTACTCCTTCTTTGAATATTGTGCAGCATATAAGGCTACTGCTGAAAAATGTCCTTGCTCCCTTTAGCACGGTTAAGTGTTGAAAAATCAATTTGTGAAAAGGCAAGCGTTGAAAGGAATAGAAATAATATTCCGAATGAAAAGATAATAAACAGACTTATGTGCGGCATAATCACAAGATCTCCCATCTTAAAGGCAAGCTGTTCCGCGATTAACTCATCTGCTGATAATGACATTTTTTCCAAGCTAAGCGTTCTGAAAAAGGCCGCTGCATAGGTCATTGGATTAAATAATGCGATCACCTGTAAACCATTGGGAAGGAGGTTGAGTGGGACGTAAACGCCGCACAAAAAGGTTATCGGTATTGTCATGGTTGCCGACATGACTTGGAATGTTTGTGCGTTCTTGATCGATGTGGCTAAAAATAACCCAAAAGCCGAAAAAACAAGCCCTACAAAGATCATGAAACCAATTACGGCAACCGGTGTGATTATGGAAGTGTACGTCATGCCGATAACATAACCGACACACAAAATCATAATGCCTTGGAAAGTGGCAATGGTTGTGGAAGAGAGTATCTGACCGACTGCGATTTGTATTCGTTTTACAGGGCTGACAAGCACTTCTTTCATATACCCTGACACGATATCTTCGATCGTCGAGGTCGCGATATTCAAGGAGGTTTGAAAAACGACAATAATGACAATCCCCGCTAAAACATAATGGACTGGATTGCTTATGGAAGCACTTTGAAAGATGGTGCTTAACAAATATAAATAAAAAAACGGCATAATTAAAATTAAAATCAATTGGGTACGGTTTCTGGCAAATAGCTTCACATTTCTCAACCACAATGCCGCAATGACACGCATTTCCAACTACCCCCTTATGTCTTTCCCTGTCAGTGCGAGAAACACGTCATTCAATGTTCCTTTTTTAATTTCCATATCTTTAATCGCTGACCGGTGTTCGCTGATGGTTTCCATTAAAGGGGATAAGTCGCGCAGTTGTACAATATAATGACCATTTTTATTTTGAAAATTAAGATTATATTTTTTTAATAAGACTTCCAAGGCTTGCTTATCATTGCTTGCGATGTAAGCTTTGTCCTTTGTATATCGTTTTTTTAATGCGTACGGCTCATCAAAGGCAATGATTTTACCGTGATCCATGACAGCCACTTTATGGCAAATTTCAGCCTCATCCATATAATGCGTTGTTAAAAATATCGTTATCTTTTTTTCCTTTTGCAGTTTGGTGATATACTCCCAAATGTTCGCTCTCGTCTGAGGGTCAAGGCCTGTCGTCGGTTCATCCAAAAACAAAACTTTAGGAAAATGCATTAAGCTTCTGGCGATTTCTATTCTCCTTTTCATGCCTCCTGATAAGCTGCTGATCATTGCTTTTTTCCATGCCGCCAAATCAACGATGTCTAACACAAATTGAATGCGCTCATTTATAATCGTTCTAGGCAATTTATAAAAATAGGCATGCATTTTCAAGTTTTCTTCCACCGTCATTTTATTGTCGAGCGTAGAATCCTGAAAAACAACGCCGATGACACTTCTGACAGCATCTTTATCTGTGCTCACATCTTTGCCGTCTATGCGCAAGGTTCCTGACGTTTTGTCCAAAATGGTACATAAGGTGTTGATGGTTGTGCTTTTGCCCGCGCCGTTAGGGCCCAAAAAAGCAAAGATACTCCCGCTTTCAACTTCAAAAGAAACATCGTTCACCGCTGTGAAATGCCCATAGTTCTTCACAAAATCTTTGACAACGATCATATTGTTCATAACATCACCAAGTTTATTTGTTTTTGAAAACGTGCAGAACTTTATAAACCTTATCAAACGCACTTCGAACATCTTTTGATTGTGATAATTCAGTACTTAAGACGTCTTCAAAAGCA
It includes:
- a CDS encoding YolD-like family protein, yielding MNKLTPGSNLRWESSRMILPEHREQWLKHQQETRKAKKPMLDEQRWLEFEFVISEAMASNEPVKFIYWENGEFFDLIGHCHYINTDQQQFHIVCTQSDIHYLKFEKVVSMELTS
- a CDS encoding ABC transporter ATP-binding protein: MEIVLESKQLSKGYRVGKDHQHVLKNVDVQIKKEEFVTVMGPSGSGKSTLLYNISGMDRMTAGRVIFDGQEISTLSETELSKLRLHHMGFIFQGIHLLKNLSIFDNIILSAYLAKKSSRHQINERALELMQQTGIADLAHHDIMQASGGQLQRVGICRALINHPKMIFADEPTGALNSKSAAEIMDILADINQTGTTILLVTHDVKVAAKTERILYMVDGNIVGEKLLGKYNQHNNEMKTREEKLSKWLMEMGF
- a CDS encoding ABC transporter permease, giving the protein MLFKMLKKDIAQKKTITATLFIFITLSSLLVANGTHMMMELTHSMNSLFTKSNAPHFVQMHTGELDENAIDNFASRKAQVKDHQLVQMVNIDGLNLTLGDNPTPETSGIMDHYFVKQNHNFDYLLNLKNEIIQVSRGEIAVPVYFMQQYNLNIGDKIRIDDSPFDMDFTIVDFVRDVQMNPSIIHSKRFVVNDDDLDMLNKNVGETEYMVEFQLTDVSKLSEFRNAYQAADLPQQGPNIDYPLFKTLHALTDGVVAAVILFVSVLLTLIAMLCIRFIMLTTLEEDYREIGIMKAIGIGQKDIKKMYLAKYIVLAALASGTGFLISLFLNDLFTANIQLYLGTAEKSVLHYMVPFIAVLVTFLTVLLYCMFILRRFNKLTAVEALHSGYMGEEANVSRKSLSLSKSKYFSAPVFLGWQDVFGRFKMYSLLFFVFFVCSFMIIVPVNFLNTVQSPDFIKYMGIEQSDIRIDLQQSDNTMEQFNHMLAHIQNDEDIEQFSPLITSQFKVINSDGAEENITVESGDFSIFPLDYLEGGPPLREQEIALSYLNGQELEKSAGDRLHLIINGREQEMIVSGIYQDVTNGGRTAKALIPFNPDTVLWYEVSVDVKSPIRTGEKLDEYAQLFHPAKVTDLQSYLAETFGNTIEQLRLLTLLTIAIAVGVALLITSLFLKMVMAKDDTQIAIMKSIGFSFKDIRAQYVTKTLLVLGIGITVGMIVANTIGQSVVSFLLSLMGAPEISFVIDPVQAYILCPLILMMVVTIATLMGTVSIKKSSIAELDAE
- a CDS encoding ABC transporter permease, translating into MRVIAALWLRNVKLFARNRTQLILILIMPFFYLYLLSTIFQSASISNPVHYVLAGIVIIVVFQTSLNIATSTIEDIVSGYMKEVLVSPVKRIQIAVGQILSSTTIATFQGIMILCVGYVIGMTYTSIITPVAVIGFMIFVGLVFSAFGLFLATSIKNAQTFQVMSATMTIPITFLCGVYVPLNLLPNGLQVIALFNPMTYAAAFFRTLSLEKMSLSADELIAEQLAFKMGDLVIMPHISLFIIFSFGILFLFLSTLAFSQIDFSTLNRAKGSKDIFQQ
- a CDS encoding ABC transporter ATP-binding protein is translated as MNNMIVVKDFVKNYGHFTAVNDVSFEVESGSIFAFLGPNGAGKSTTINTLCTILDKTSGTLRIDGKDVSTDKDAVRSVIGVVFQDSTLDNKMTVEENLKMHAYFYKLPRTIINERIQFVLDIVDLAAWKKAMISSLSGGMKRRIEIARSLMHFPKVLFLDEPTTGLDPQTRANIWEYITKLQKEKKITIFLTTHYMDEAEICHKVAVMDHGKIIAFDEPYALKKRYTKDKAYIASNDKQALEVLLKKYNLNFQNKNGHYIVQLRDLSPLMETISEHRSAIKDMEIKKGTLNDVFLALTGKDIRG
- a CDS encoding HU family DNA-binding protein codes for the protein MNNTEVVTKVAEESGVNVEDCQKVLDAFEDVLSTELSQSKDVRSAFDKVYKVLHVFKNK